In Gimesia benthica, a single window of DNA contains:
- a CDS encoding MotA/TolQ/ExbB proton channel family protein: MDRSKSPLKRFALPCLLCCLSLLTPALCLAADDSGDAGASEVSKVDLRQLVDDAGTIGIIIAVLSIAMVALIVEHLISIRSNALMPPGLAEEVHSLIAQQQYRSADSVCKSNPSFLSYILSAGLSEVQMGYGAVEKAMEDAAMQQSARLNRKIEYLSVIGTLSPMLGLLGTVWGMILAFSEFTAKANPDVAELAPGISKALITTLFGLSVTVPALASFAFFRNRIDELVAQSSLLAEHVFADFKHATVLGNRPVPKQPRKRAEEELAQRMTNQQTAHPAPPPGGQET; this comes from the coding sequence ATGGATCGCAGTAAATCACCACTGAAGAGATTCGCACTCCCTTGCCTGCTCTGCTGCCTGAGCCTGTTGACACCCGCTCTCTGCCTGGCAGCCGATGATTCGGGGGACGCTGGTGCTTCCGAAGTATCAAAAGTCGACCTGCGTCAACTGGTCGATGATGCGGGAACCATCGGTATCATTATCGCCGTACTCAGCATCGCGATGGTCGCACTGATTGTCGAGCATCTCATCAGCATTCGCAGTAACGCTTTGATGCCTCCTGGACTCGCAGAAGAAGTCCACTCCCTGATCGCGCAGCAGCAGTATCGCAGTGCCGACTCGGTCTGTAAATCGAACCCCAGCTTCCTGTCCTATATCCTTTCCGCCGGTCTGTCTGAAGTTCAGATGGGATATGGGGCGGTCGAGAAAGCGATGGAAGACGCCGCCATGCAGCAATCTGCCCGTCTGAATCGTAAAATCGAATACCTGTCTGTAATTGGCACCCTCTCCCCGATGCTGGGTCTGCTGGGTACCGTCTGGGGGATGATCCTCGCGTTCTCAGAATTCACAGCGAAAGCGAATCCTGATGTGGCTGAACTTGCCCCCGGGATCTCCAAGGCACTGATTACAACCCTGTTCGGTCTGAGTGTCACAGTCCCCGCACTGGCCAGTTTTGCTTTCTTCCGCAACCGGATCGACGAACTGGTCGCCCAGTCCTCACTGCTGGCCGAACATGTTTTCGCAGACTTCAAACACGCTACGGTCCTCGGAAACCGACCGGTCCCCAAGCAACCCCGTAAGCGTGCGGAAGAGGAACTGGCACAACGGATGACCAATCAACAGACGGCCCATCCGGCTCCCCCTCCCGGAGGCCAGGAAACGTGA
- a CDS encoding TatD family hydrolase: protein MILFDTHAHLDEEAFHPDRNETVERALEAGVQTILTIGTTADSSQRAVDLAATFPQVYAVVGIQPNYVAQMKPGDWERILTLSTADKVVGIGETGLDRYWDYAPIELQQDYFSKHIQLSRERDLPFVVHCREAEADVVDLLQREAEQAPFKGLMHSFCGTPETAAACLELGMYISFAGMLTFKKNDELRETARLIPLDRLLVETDAPYLAPVPQRGKRNEPAFVKHTCACLAELHDKTPEEMAEITTQNARTLFQLN, encoded by the coding sequence ATGATTCTGTTTGATACCCACGCCCACCTCGACGAGGAAGCTTTTCACCCCGACCGCAATGAAACTGTGGAACGTGCTCTGGAGGCAGGCGTCCAGACCATTCTCACCATCGGAACCACAGCCGACAGCAGTCAGCGGGCCGTCGATCTGGCAGCCACCTTTCCCCAGGTCTATGCGGTCGTAGGCATTCAACCCAATTATGTCGCACAGATGAAACCGGGTGACTGGGAGCGGATCCTGACTCTCTCCACCGCAGACAAAGTGGTCGGAATCGGAGAAACCGGTCTGGACCGTTACTGGGACTACGCTCCCATCGAACTGCAGCAGGACTACTTCAGCAAACACATTCAGCTCTCCCGCGAACGTGATCTCCCCTTCGTGGTGCACTGCCGGGAAGCAGAAGCCGATGTCGTCGATCTGCTGCAACGCGAAGCAGAACAGGCCCCATTCAAAGGTCTGATGCACTCTTTCTGCGGGACTCCGGAAACGGCTGCTGCCTGCCTGGAACTGGGAATGTACATCTCCTTTGCCGGGATGCTGACCTTCAAGAAGAACGATGAACTGCGCGAAACCGCGCGGCTGATTCCCCTCGACCGCCTGCTCGTTGAAACCGATGCCCCCTATCTGGCACCGGTACCACAGCGGGGCAAACGGAACGAACCCGCGTTCGTGAAACACACCTGTGCCTGCCTGGCAGAGCTTCATGATAAGACACCCGAGGAGATGGCTGAGATCACCACGCAGAATGCCAGAACACTCTTCCAGTTGAACTAG
- a CDS encoding ExbD/TolR family protein, with protein sequence MRIPTRPRQAGIRFNITPLIDIVFLLIVFFLAATHLTQNEKLEAVELPEASQNETEPEEAPRRIIITITPDEKLHLRGNDISPEELDAQLISLDEDKRKETEIRIRGDRHIPYRIVERVLISCARAGISNVQFAVLND encoded by the coding sequence GTGAGAATTCCCACGCGCCCCCGCCAGGCCGGCATTCGGTTCAATATCACCCCGCTGATTGATATCGTCTTTCTGCTGATTGTCTTCTTTCTGGCTGCGACGCACTTAACTCAAAATGAAAAGCTGGAAGCGGTTGAACTACCGGAAGCGTCTCAGAATGAAACCGAACCGGAGGAAGCCCCGCGACGTATCATCATTACCATCACCCCGGATGAAAAACTGCATCTGAGGGGGAATGATATTTCACCGGAAGAACTGGACGCGCAGTTAATTTCACTCGATGAAGATAAACGGAAAGAGACAGAAATCCGAATTCGGGGCGATCGACATATTCCTTATCGCATCGTCGAAAGGGTCTTGATCAGTTGTGCCCGCGCAGGGATCTCCAATGTGCAGTTTGCCGTGCTGAATGACTGA
- a CDS encoding ExbD/TolR family protein, producing the protein MKIPSHHHSRSDIQDQATMTPMIDVVFLLLIFFISASANQIREFLLPTELATGSIESTETVPQEKPLGEVWLKLKYRDDQTIVELNDREYAQFDQLKQTLTELAELAPEIPVILDINEDVPLGEMIRTYDTCLAAGFQSINFATDASKVAPPKKPITAPN; encoded by the coding sequence ATGAAAATTCCCTCACATCACCACAGTCGCTCTGATATCCAGGATCAGGCTACCATGACGCCGATGATCGACGTGGTGTTTCTGCTGCTGATTTTCTTCATCAGCGCCTCGGCCAACCAGATCCGGGAATTCCTGCTGCCCACCGAACTGGCCACGGGCAGTATTGAATCGACGGAAACAGTACCGCAGGAAAAACCACTGGGGGAAGTCTGGTTAAAACTCAAATACCGTGATGACCAGACCATTGTAGAATTAAATGATCGCGAGTATGCTCAGTTCGACCAGTTGAAACAGACTTTGACCGAACTGGCAGAACTGGCTCCTGAAATTCCGGTGATCCTCGATATCAACGAAGATGTCCCGCTGGGTGAAATGATTCGCACTTACGACACCTGCCTGGCAGCCGGTTTTCAGTCAATCAATTTTGCCACGGACGCCAGCAAAGTCGCTCCCCCGAAGAAACCGATTACCGCTCCCAACTGA